A genomic region of Desulfosarcina ovata subsp. ovata contains the following coding sequences:
- a CDS encoding ribonucleoside triphosphate reductase: protein MIEEIRKRDGRIVEFDSSKITAAITKAGLATGEFGEREARKMTLRVLTLAHELRLGPTPEVEEVQDIVERVLLDSPYYKTAKAYIIYREQHAQIRRIATKANVDLVEHYIRKLDWKIKENSNMCYSLQGLNNYISSDVTSEYWLNKIYPPEIRRAHADGDLHIHDLSLLSVYCVGWDLTDLLRNGFKGVEGKVESAPPKHLRSALGQIVNFFYTLQGEAAGAQALSNFDTLLAPFIRYDKLSYNKVKQALQEFVFNINIPTRVGFQTPFTNITMDLYVPHTLKDHPAIIGGKEKKATYSDFQAEMDIFNRAFAEVMIEGDAKGRVFTFPIPTYNITRDFDWDNPNLETVWQMTGKYGIPYFSNFVNSDMSPEDARSMCCRLRLDNRELLKRGGGLFGANPLTGSIGVVTINLPRIGHVAKDEAEFFDLLQERVNLAIESLAIKRKVLEQFTDKHLYPYSKFYLRDIKNRSGVYWKNHFSTIGIVGMNEACLNFLSDDITTAQGQVFSVKVMDTLRNMLAEIQDRTGDIFNLEATPAEGTSYRLAMIDKKRYPDIRCANEEDVRKGAVPYYTNSTQLPVNYTDDIFDTLTLQDNLQTKYTGGTVLHLFLGEQVSDIETVKSIIRKVSGSYHLPYFTLTPTFSVCPSHGYLNGEQSRCPHCDRETEVYSRVVGYLRPVKQWNDGKQAEYRRRQTFKISQEAAPGVTAAIAVKEAVPCPLPIDEGVGTDLPLPPENDLQRRAGSV from the coding sequence GTGATAGAAGAGATCAGAAAACGTGATGGTCGTATTGTCGAATTCGATTCCTCAAAGATTACCGCAGCCATTACCAAGGCCGGGCTGGCAACCGGAGAGTTTGGTGAACGGGAAGCCAGGAAAATGACCCTGCGGGTGTTGACCCTGGCCCATGAACTCCGCCTGGGCCCCACCCCGGAGGTGGAGGAGGTTCAGGATATTGTTGAGCGGGTGCTTCTGGATTCTCCCTACTACAAAACCGCCAAAGCTTACATTATCTACCGTGAGCAGCATGCCCAGATCCGCCGCATCGCCACCAAGGCAAACGTGGATCTGGTCGAGCACTACATTCGCAAGCTGGACTGGAAAATCAAAGAGAACAGCAACATGTGCTACTCGCTGCAGGGACTCAACAATTACATCTCATCGGACGTCACCTCGGAATACTGGCTCAACAAAATCTACCCCCCGGAAATCCGGCGCGCCCATGCCGACGGCGACCTGCACATTCACGATCTGAGCCTCCTGTCGGTTTATTGTGTGGGATGGGATCTCACCGATCTTTTGCGCAACGGATTCAAAGGGGTGGAAGGCAAGGTGGAAAGCGCGCCGCCCAAACACCTACGCTCGGCCCTGGGACAAATCGTCAATTTTTTCTACACCCTCCAGGGAGAAGCGGCCGGCGCTCAGGCCCTTTCCAATTTCGACACCCTGCTGGCGCCATTCATCCGTTACGACAAGCTGAGTTACAACAAGGTCAAACAGGCCCTGCAGGAATTCGTCTTCAACATCAACATCCCCACACGGGTGGGTTTCCAGACGCCCTTTACCAACATCACCATGGATCTTTACGTGCCCCACACCCTGAAAGACCACCCGGCGATCATCGGCGGCAAAGAAAAAAAGGCCACCTACAGCGACTTTCAGGCGGAGATGGACATTTTCAACCGGGCCTTTGCCGAAGTGATGATCGAGGGTGACGCCAAAGGCCGCGTCTTCACCTTTCCCATCCCCACATACAACATCACTCGGGATTTTGACTGGGACAACCCCAATCTGGAGACCGTCTGGCAGATGACCGGCAAATACGGAATCCCCTACTTCTCCAACTTTGTCAATTCGGACATGTCGCCCGAAGACGCCCGCTCCATGTGCTGTCGCCTGCGACTGGACAACCGCGAACTGCTTAAACGCGGCGGGGGTCTGTTTGGCGCCAACCCGCTCACCGGCTCCATCGGCGTGGTCACCATCAATCTGCCGCGCATCGGCCATGTGGCCAAGGATGAGGCGGAATTTTTCGATCTTCTCCAGGAGCGCGTGAACCTGGCCATTGAAAGCCTGGCCATCAAACGCAAGGTGCTGGAGCAGTTTACCGACAAGCACCTCTACCCGTATTCCAAATTCTACCTGCGCGACATCAAAAACCGTTCGGGTGTCTACTGGAAAAACCACTTCTCGACCATCGGCATCGTAGGTATGAACGAGGCCTGCCTCAATTTTCTCTCCGACGATATTACCACCGCCCAGGGTCAAGTGTTTTCCGTCAAGGTCATGGACACGCTGCGCAACATGCTCGCGGAAATTCAGGACCGCACCGGCGATATTTTCAACCTGGAGGCCACACCGGCCGAAGGAACCTCCTACCGCCTGGCCATGATCGACAAAAAGCGTTATCCGGATATCCGGTGCGCCAACGAAGAGGATGTCCGTAAGGGAGCCGTGCCCTACTACACCAACTCGACGCAACTGCCGGTCAATTACACTGACGATATCTTCGACACCCTGACGCTTCAGGACAACCTGCAGACCAAATATACCGGCGGCACGGTCCTGCATCTCTTCCTCGGTGAGCAGGTCAGTGATATCGAAACGGTAAAATCGATCATCCGCAAGGTTTCGGGCAGTTATCACCTGCCCTATTTCACCCTGACGCCCACCTTTTCGGTCTGCCCGTCCCACGGCTACCTCAATGGCGAGCAGAGCCGCTGCCCCCACTGTGACCGCGAAACGGAAGTTTACTCCCGGGTGGTTGGATACCTGCGGCCGGTCAAGCAGTGGAACGACGGCAAACAGGCCGAGTACCGTCGGAGGCAAACCTTCAAGATTTCCCAGGAAGCGGCACCGGGGGTGACGGCCGCCATTGCCGTCAAAGAAGCGGTCCCCTGCCCCCTGCCCATCGATGAGGGCGTCGGAACCGATCTGCCGCTTCCGCCAGAAAATGACCTGCAGCGCCGGGCCGGGTCGGTGTAA
- a CDS encoding anaerobic ribonucleoside-triphosphate reductase activating protein → MILAGFQKNSFIDYPGKISCVLFVTGCNFICPYCHNADLARGEYPERIELETVLDFLASRQGMLEGVVITGGEPSLNKRIADLCGLIKTLGYPVKLDTNGSRPDVLGRLLDEHLVDFVAMDIKAPLDRYHPFCVQPQIADRLMESIRLIMASAPAYEFRTTCVKPFVDAAAMATIAQTIQGADRYVLQPFNRRAACLDPAFNGEPDPTLLPDAMGELKVVAEPFVGHCAIR, encoded by the coding sequence ATGATCTTGGCGGGCTTTCAGAAAAATTCGTTTATCGATTATCCCGGGAAAATCAGCTGCGTCCTGTTCGTCACCGGGTGCAATTTTATCTGCCCCTACTGCCACAATGCTGACCTTGCCCGGGGTGAATACCCGGAGCGGATCGAGCTGGAAACCGTGCTGGATTTTTTAGCATCCCGCCAGGGCATGCTCGAGGGCGTGGTGATTACCGGCGGTGAGCCCAGCCTCAACAAACGCATTGCCGATCTGTGCGGATTGATCAAGACCCTTGGATATCCGGTCAAACTGGACACCAACGGCAGCCGGCCCGATGTGCTGGGCCGGCTGCTCGACGAGCATCTGGTGGATTTTGTAGCCATGGACATCAAAGCTCCCCTTGACCGCTACCACCCGTTTTGTGTTCAGCCGCAGATCGCCGACCGGCTGATGGAGAGCATCCGCTTGATCATGGCCTCTGCCCCGGCCTATGAATTTCGCACCACCTGTGTCAAACCGTTTGTTGACGCGGCGGCCATGGCAACCATTGCCCAAACGATTCAAGGGGCCGACCGCTATGTGCTTCAGCCGTTCAACCGCCGGGCGGCATGCCTCGATCCGGCATTCAACGGGGAACCGGATCCGACCCTGCTTCCCGACGCCATGGGTGAGTTAAAGGTGGTCGCCGAACCGTTTGTCGGCCACTGCGCCATCCGCTGA
- a CDS encoding cytochrome c biogenesis CcdA family protein, with amino-acid sequence MFTETISYPAALLAGLLSFFSPCILPLIPAYFTFITGLSLEELTQAKSSAVRIRVVLATLCYVLGFSLVFILMGASASYMGGLIFQYRDWIRVIGGILIIVLGIHMTGLLRFKALEFEHRFQVQKKPLHFLGTFMVGMAFGAGWSPCIGPLLGSILIVAGNQATVANGIGLLAVYAGGLALPFLMLSIFVDSLLTLIKKAAWSIKYINITAGGLLFIIGLLLVTNNLSLMSV; translated from the coding sequence ATGTTCACCGAAACGATCTCTTATCCGGCCGCGCTGCTGGCAGGCCTGCTATCTTTTTTCTCCCCCTGCATCCTGCCGCTGATACCGGCCTATTTTACCTTTATCACCGGGCTTTCCCTGGAGGAACTGACCCAGGCAAAAAGCTCTGCGGTTCGGATTCGGGTGGTTCTGGCCACCTTGTGTTATGTCCTCGGATTCTCGCTGGTTTTCATTCTCATGGGAGCATCGGCCTCCTACATGGGCGGTCTTATTTTTCAATATCGGGACTGGATACGGGTCATCGGCGGAATTCTGATCATCGTACTGGGGATTCACATGACCGGGCTGCTGCGGTTCAAGGCCCTGGAATTCGAACACCGCTTCCAGGTTCAGAAAAAGCCGCTCCATTTTCTGGGCACGTTTATGGTAGGAATGGCTTTTGGTGCCGGATGGAGCCCGTGCATCGGACCACTTCTGGGATCGATATTGATCGTTGCCGGCAACCAGGCAACCGTTGCCAATGGCATCGGCCTGCTGGCGGTCTACGCCGGCGGTCTGGCACTCCCTTTTTTGATGCTTTCCATCTTTGTGGATTCTCTGTTAACCTTGATAAAAAAGGCCGCCTGGTCGATAAAGTATATCAACATCACAGCCGGCGGGCTGCTTTTTATCATTGGCCTGCTGCTGGTAACCAACAACCTGAGCCTGATGAGCGTATAG
- a CDS encoding MauE/DoxX family redox-associated membrane protein gives MTLPLTTGRVPVSRAVKIILGIVFLFSSAGKIIDPGAFAAIVANYQLLPPQLVTATAVVFPWVEALCGLALVCGWLDEGAALLIGLMMVAFIGITIYNGYRGLDIACGCFSLSAREPSSILWNTLRDLAILAAAVWVLADSAHRHPGVASRPSRRV, from the coding sequence ATGACATTACCATTGACAACCGGACGGGTACCGGTCTCCAGGGCCGTCAAGATCATTCTGGGTATTGTCTTCCTGTTCTCCAGCGCAGGAAAAATTATTGATCCCGGCGCCTTTGCAGCCATCGTGGCCAACTACCAGTTGCTTCCCCCGCAACTGGTCACCGCAACGGCAGTCGTCTTTCCTTGGGTCGAGGCGCTGTGCGGGCTGGCGCTGGTCTGTGGATGGCTTGACGAGGGAGCGGCGCTGTTGATCGGTCTGATGATGGTGGCCTTTATCGGCATCACCATCTATAACGGGTATCGGGGACTTGACATTGCCTGCGGCTGTTTTTCCCTCTCCGCCCGGGAGCCGTCCAGCATCTTGTGGAACACGCTGCGCGATCTGGCGATTCTGGCCGCTGCCGTGTGGGTCCTGGCCGACTCGGCACACCGGCACCCCGGCGTCGCATCTCGCCCCTCACGCCGGGTGTAA
- the proC gene encoding pyrroline-5-carboxylate reductase yields MLSNKKIGMIGAGNMGNALIDGLIGSGATGPENIICSDANESQLEVVQQKFHVATTTDNIKVVNASDIIIYAVKPQIIASVLRETADHLDMSKLIISIAAGVPMAAIEAVLNKDLRLIRVMPNVAVAVREGATAVAAGGHASKDDVRLAMAIFDSVGKSIFLKENYLMDAITGLSGSGPAYIFLIADALADAGVKVGLSRKDALFLASQTILGSAKLLLETGSHPGPLKDSVTSPGGTAIAGLHTLEKGGLRTTLINAVEAATNRSKELGEIVIKNFANGETKT; encoded by the coding sequence ATGCTGAGCAACAAAAAAATCGGGATGATCGGTGCCGGAAATATGGGCAATGCCTTAATTGACGGACTGATCGGTTCCGGTGCGACCGGGCCGGAAAATATTATCTGCTCCGATGCGAACGAGAGCCAGCTGGAGGTGGTGCAACAAAAATTCCATGTCGCCACCACCACCGACAATATCAAGGTCGTCAACGCGTCTGACATCATCATCTATGCGGTCAAGCCGCAGATCATCGCCAGTGTGCTCCGGGAAACGGCCGACCATCTGGATATGAGCAAGTTGATCATATCAATTGCCGCCGGCGTTCCCATGGCGGCCATCGAAGCCGTTCTCAACAAGGATCTGCGCCTGATCCGGGTCATGCCCAACGTTGCCGTGGCGGTGCGGGAAGGGGCCACGGCCGTGGCAGCCGGTGGACACGCCAGCAAGGATGACGTCCGGCTGGCCATGGCCATTTTCGACTCGGTCGGCAAATCGATCTTCCTCAAGGAAAACTACCTGATGGATGCCATCACAGGACTCAGCGGCAGTGGACCGGCGTACATTTTCCTGATCGCGGATGCCCTGGCCGATGCCGGTGTCAAGGTTGGCCTTTCCAGGAAAGATGCCCTGTTTCTGGCATCCCAGACCATCCTCGGATCGGCCAAGCTGCTCTTGGAGACCGGCTCCCATCCCGGCCCGCTCAAAGATTCGGTCACCTCGCCGGGCGGAACGGCCATCGCCGGTTTGCACACATTGGAAAAAGGAGGACTGCGAACCACCCTGATCAATGCCGTGGAGGCGGCCACCAACCGATCCAAGGAACTTGGGGAAATCGTAATTAAAAATTTTGCCAACGGGGAAACCAAAACCTGA
- a CDS encoding vitamin B12-dependent ribonucleotide reductase, producing MAQKEKILIVDDGHVNLNTHVWNDPVFCQNLVGAKAVDHRQAKEIVAFIRSTIDRMDLRHITSPMVDEMVKAKLAEYGLDAGNPIRLTCDMFVRNGLDLADNAHTVLERRYLKKDRDGTIQETPAEMFHRVARHIARAELNYDKDADVRHFTETFYALMTDFRFLPNSPTLMNAGRRLGQLAACFVLPIDDSMEGIFDSLKNAAIIHKSGGGTGFSFSRLRPKNSMVGTTGGIASGPISFMKIFNTATEQVKQGGTRRGANMAILRVDHPDIMEFIHCKTTNTELNNFNISVGITETFMNAVKDDVEYDLMDPRDHQAVGALKARDVYEALVEQAWKNGDPGIVFLDRINRDNPTPALGDIESTNPCGEQPLLPMEACNLGSINLSKFVVADDAGPRVDYTALKTTISTAVRFLDNTIDMSRYPLEAIDRMVKGNRKIGLGIMGFADLLFQLQIPYNSEKALEVAEELMAFIQRESHQASLALAQARGPFPNYEQSRFSGDRNAAYRNATTTTIAPTGTLSIISNCSSGIEPLFALSFVRTVMDDDKLMEVNPHFEAVAKQQGFYSRALMETVAGTGSIAHIDDIPDAVKQVFVTAHDISPEWHLRMQAAFQKHTDNAVSKTVNLSRDATVTDVRKIYDLAWKLGCKGVTIYRDGSKENQVLSFLSAKKAEDAFMTAVRKRPATLEGFTTRVKTGLGQLYVTVTEYHGKPFEVFATIGKSGRSTTAKTEAIGRLVSLAFRSGVTVDTVVEQLKGIGGEHPIFQNGGLVLSIPDAIARVLEERYLKDAEKRRGASSLMGEVCPECGQTISFEEGCMTCHFCGYTKCG from the coding sequence ATGGCACAGAAAGAGAAAATCCTTATTGTCGACGATGGCCATGTGAACCTGAATACCCACGTTTGGAATGACCCGGTTTTCTGTCAGAATCTGGTTGGCGCCAAAGCGGTGGATCATCGCCAGGCCAAGGAAATCGTCGCATTTATCCGCTCGACCATTGATCGCATGGACCTGCGGCACATCACTTCTCCCATGGTGGATGAGATGGTCAAGGCCAAGCTGGCCGAATATGGGCTGGATGCCGGAAATCCCATCCGGCTGACCTGTGACATGTTCGTGCGCAATGGACTGGATCTTGCCGACAACGCCCATACCGTTCTTGAGCGGCGTTACCTGAAAAAGGATCGGGACGGCACCATCCAGGAAACGCCGGCCGAGATGTTCCACCGGGTTGCCCGGCACATCGCCCGGGCGGAGCTCAATTATGACAAGGACGCCGATGTGAGGCATTTCACCGAAACATTTTACGCTCTGATGACGGATTTTCGGTTTCTGCCCAACTCGCCAACCCTGATGAATGCGGGAAGGCGGTTGGGACAGCTGGCGGCCTGTTTTGTTCTGCCCATCGATGACAGCATGGAAGGGATTTTCGATTCCTTGAAAAATGCAGCCATTATTCATAAATCCGGCGGCGGCACGGGGTTTTCCTTTTCCCGGCTGCGGCCCAAAAATTCTATGGTGGGGACCACCGGCGGCATTGCCTCCGGTCCGATTTCGTTCATGAAAATTTTCAATACGGCCACCGAACAGGTGAAACAGGGAGGAACCCGCCGCGGCGCCAACATGGCCATCTTGCGGGTCGACCATCCCGACATCATGGAGTTTATTCACTGCAAAACCACCAACACCGAACTGAACAATTTCAACATCTCGGTGGGCATCACCGAAACCTTTATGAACGCGGTCAAGGACGATGTCGAATATGATCTGATGGACCCCCGGGACCACCAGGCCGTGGGTGCGCTCAAGGCCCGGGACGTGTATGAAGCCCTGGTGGAACAGGCCTGGAAAAACGGGGACCCCGGGATTGTCTTTTTGGACCGGATCAACCGGGACAACCCGACCCCCGCCCTGGGGGATATCGAAAGCACCAACCCCTGTGGCGAGCAGCCGCTGTTGCCCATGGAGGCCTGCAACCTGGGATCCATCAATCTGTCCAAATTCGTGGTTGCCGATGACGCCGGACCGCGTGTCGATTACACGGCCCTTAAAACCACCATCTCGACCGCCGTGCGGTTTCTGGACAACACCATCGACATGTCCCGTTATCCCCTCGAGGCCATTGATCGGATGGTCAAGGGGAACCGCAAGATCGGCCTGGGAATCATGGGCTTTGCCGACCTGCTGTTTCAGTTGCAGATCCCCTACAACAGCGAAAAGGCCCTGGAGGTCGCCGAAGAACTCATGGCATTCATCCAGCGTGAATCCCACCAGGCGTCGCTGGCCCTGGCCCAGGCGCGCGGACCTTTTCCCAATTATGAACAGAGCCGTTTCAGTGGTGACCGCAATGCGGCCTATCGCAACGCCACCACCACCACCATCGCGCCCACCGGCACGCTGAGCATCATCAGCAACTGTTCGTCGGGGATCGAACCGCTCTTTGCGCTCAGTTTCGTGCGCACGGTCATGGACGACGACAAACTGATGGAAGTCAACCCCCATTTTGAAGCCGTGGCCAAACAGCAGGGCTTTTATTCCCGGGCATTGATGGAAACGGTTGCCGGCACGGGGAGCATCGCCCATATCGACGATATCCCCGATGCCGTGAAACAGGTGTTTGTCACGGCCCACGATATTTCCCCCGAATGGCACCTGCGCATGCAGGCGGCGTTTCAAAAACATACCGATAACGCTGTTTCGAAAACCGTTAACCTATCCCGGGATGCCACGGTTACCGATGTCCGCAAAATCTACGACCTGGCCTGGAAGCTGGGATGCAAGGGGGTGACCATTTACCGTGACGGCAGCAAGGAAAATCAGGTGCTCTCCTTCTTGTCGGCCAAAAAGGCGGAGGATGCCTTTATGACCGCCGTGCGCAAGCGGCCCGCCACCCTGGAAGGCTTCACCACCCGGGTCAAGACCGGGCTGGGCCAGCTGTACGTCACCGTCACCGAGTACCATGGCAAACCGTTCGAGGTGTTTGCCACCATCGGCAAGTCGGGGCGTTCGACCACTGCCAAAACCGAGGCCATCGGTCGCCTGGTCTCCCTGGCGTTCCGGTCCGGGGTGACGGTGGACACGGTGGTCGAACAGCTCAAGGGGATCGGCGGCGAGCATCCGATTTTTCAAAACGGCGGGCTGGTGCTGTCCATCCCCGATGCCATTGCGCGGGTGCTGGAGGAGCGCTACCTCAAAGATGCGGAAAAGCGCAGGGGGGCGAGCAGCCTGATGGGTGAGGTCTGCCCGGAATGCGGTCAGACGATCAGTTTCGAAGAGGGATGCATGACCTGCCACTTCTGCGGCTATACCAAATGCGGGTAA
- a CDS encoding thioredoxin family protein produces the protein MNKKQILTAVVLILVTAVLGGRFPVEAAQAGDGIQWMSYDEGRRKGEDENKKVFMVFSADWCRYCHQMEKETFQNPAVIAYVNRKFVPVSVNSDRQQDIATRYRVQGLPSTWFISENGERIGSRPGYIPADEMLKILKYVGSDSYLTMSFQAFLEKSP, from the coding sequence ATGAATAAAAAACAGATATTGACCGCCGTTGTCCTCATCCTGGTGACCGCCGTGTTGGGCGGCAGATTCCCCGTGGAGGCGGCCCAGGCGGGTGACGGCATCCAGTGGATGTCTTACGATGAAGGCCGCCGGAAAGGCGAAGATGAAAACAAGAAAGTGTTTATGGTCTTCAGCGCAGACTGGTGCCGCTACTGTCATCAGATGGAAAAGGAGACCTTCCAAAACCCGGCGGTCATCGCCTACGTCAACCGCAAGTTCGTACCGGTCAGCGTCAACTCGGACCGGCAGCAGGATATCGCGACCCGATACAGAGTGCAGGGCCTGCCCAGCACCTGGTTCATTTCTGAGAACGGTGAACGGATTGGCAGCCGGCCCGGCTACATTCCTGCCGACGAAATGCTGAAAATCCTCAAATACGTCGGTTCCGACAGCTACCTGACGATGAGTTTCCAGGCCTTTCTGGAAAAAAGTCCCTGA
- a CDS encoding ChaN family lipoprotein, which yields MQRTAPGRRYRCGTLFFLLLLLVNTGCAVKPRTLAIRDNPTRLMKNTILKTATGTVVSPEQLIAELSDTRVIYVGESHTNPAHHAIQLQIIKALSAQTPDLAIGMEMIDHTYQPVLDRWRAGRLDETTFLEQTHWYANWRYDFGLYRDILEYAKEKKLRLIALNIPFWIPPKISVGGIESLSEADRRQLPHHIDLTHAAHRRYVEAIFKMHAILGRTNFEFFYEAQCTWEDGMAAAVAANLGSGKMVVLAGNGHIIHKFGIPDRAFDRNAVPFKTIYLAPVGEEAELDWADYLWVTPQTPMPRMPHGMAKMKMPPPASD from the coding sequence TTGCAACGCACAGCGCCAGGCCGGCGTTACCGGTGTGGGACGCTGTTTTTTCTTTTGTTGCTGCTGGTCAACACCGGTTGTGCCGTGAAACCCCGGACATTGGCCATCCGCGACAACCCCACCCGACTGATGAAAAACACCATCCTAAAAACGGCCACCGGTACGGTTGTATCACCAGAGCAACTGATCGCCGAACTGTCCGATACGCGGGTCATCTATGTGGGCGAAAGCCACACCAATCCGGCGCACCATGCCATTCAGCTCCAGATCATTAAGGCCCTGTCCGCACAGACACCGGATCTGGCTATCGGCATGGAGATGATCGACCACACCTACCAGCCGGTACTGGACCGGTGGCGTGCCGGCCGGTTGGACGAGACCACGTTTCTGGAGCAGACTCACTGGTATGCCAACTGGCGTTATGACTTCGGTCTGTATCGCGATATCCTTGAATATGCAAAAGAAAAAAAGCTGCGCCTCATTGCGCTGAACATTCCCTTTTGGATTCCGCCCAAAATCAGTGTCGGCGGTATCGAAAGCCTTTCCGAAGCGGATCGTCGGCAGCTGCCCCACCATATCGACCTGACCCATGCCGCACACCGCCGCTATGTCGAAGCGATTTTCAAAATGCACGCCATTTTGGGGCGCACGAACTTTGAATTCTTCTACGAAGCCCAATGCACCTGGGAGGATGGGATGGCCGCCGCCGTGGCCGCCAATCTCGGTTCGGGAAAGATGGTCGTTCTGGCGGGCAACGGTCACATCATCCACAAATTCGGTATCCCCGACCGCGCCTTCGACCGCAACGCCGTCCCTTTCAAAACCATCTACCTGGCACCGGTGGGCGAAGAGGCCGAGTTGGACTGGGCCGACTACCTGTGGGTGACGCCGCAGACGCCCATGCCGCGGATGCCGCATGGCATGGCCAAAATGAAAATGCCGCCTCCTGCCTCGGATTGA